The Sporosarcina luteola genome contains a region encoding:
- the serA gene encoding phosphoglycerate dehydrogenase encodes MTYHILIADPLSEEGIHPLRQADGLEITIATDLSKEELLERIKGFDALLVRSQTQVTREVMEAASNLKIIGRAGVGVDNIDLDAATEHGIIVVNAPDGNTNSAAEHTIAMLTALARKIPQAFNSLKNGEWDRKSFIGVELKNKTLGVIGLGRIGAEVAARAKGQRMNVIAYDPFLTEEKAQKMGIGFGTVNDVLKVADFITIHTPLLKETRHLLNEEAFGKMKDGVQIINCARGGIIDEDALYGAIVSGKVAGAALDVFETEPFVDHPLLSLPEVIATPHLGASTVEAQESVAVDVSMDVVNFFKGDAVRNPVNLPSVSKEVLAKISPFYDLAEKLGIFLSRMTDETIEEVNIKYAGELANYDVRALTRNTVKGILKRNLGNHVNDVNAKFLADRFDIKVNEHKTTASKGFLHLITVEIVTAKFTHRVAGTLLNGLGARIVKVDDYVVDVVPDGHLLFIKHKDQPGAIGRVGTLLAQKNINIATMQVGRSTVGGDAIMMLTIDNGVEQTEIGDLTELGDIYEVKAIDL; translated from the coding sequence ATGACATATCATATATTGATCGCCGATCCGCTAAGTGAGGAAGGGATCCATCCGCTGAGGCAAGCGGATGGGCTGGAAATCACGATTGCTACCGACTTGTCAAAAGAGGAGCTGCTTGAAAGAATTAAAGGGTTCGATGCTCTTCTCGTACGGAGTCAGACACAAGTGACTCGAGAAGTGATGGAAGCCGCTAGTAATCTGAAAATCATCGGACGTGCAGGTGTCGGCGTTGACAATATCGATTTGGACGCCGCCACGGAGCATGGCATCATTGTTGTCAATGCGCCTGACGGCAACACGAATTCTGCCGCTGAGCATACAATCGCGATGCTGACAGCGTTGGCCAGGAAAATTCCCCAAGCCTTCAATTCATTGAAAAACGGTGAATGGGACCGTAAATCGTTCATCGGTGTAGAGTTGAAAAATAAGACACTCGGCGTCATCGGACTTGGAAGAATCGGTGCAGAAGTTGCAGCCCGCGCGAAGGGTCAACGGATGAACGTCATCGCATACGATCCATTCTTAACAGAGGAAAAGGCGCAAAAAATGGGGATTGGCTTCGGGACAGTGAACGATGTTTTGAAAGTTGCTGATTTCATTACAATCCACACTCCTTTATTGAAGGAGACCCGCCATTTATTAAATGAAGAAGCTTTCGGGAAGATGAAAGACGGCGTACAGATCATTAACTGCGCCAGAGGGGGAATCATCGACGAAGATGCATTGTACGGTGCAATCGTGTCGGGGAAAGTCGCTGGGGCGGCCCTTGACGTTTTTGAAACAGAGCCGTTTGTCGATCATCCACTGCTCTCTCTGCCTGAAGTGATTGCAACTCCGCATCTAGGGGCCAGCACGGTGGAAGCGCAGGAAAGTGTCGCCGTCGATGTCAGTATGGATGTCGTGAACTTCTTCAAAGGAGATGCTGTCCGAAATCCAGTCAACCTGCCGTCCGTCTCGAAGGAAGTGTTGGCCAAGATTTCGCCTTTCTACGACTTGGCTGAAAAGCTGGGGATTTTCCTATCGCGAATGACTGATGAGACGATTGAAGAAGTGAATATCAAGTACGCAGGAGAGCTTGCCAACTACGATGTGCGCGCATTGACCCGTAATACGGTTAAAGGCATTTTAAAGCGCAACCTTGGCAACCATGTCAATGATGTTAATGCGAAATTTTTAGCCGACCGTTTTGATATTAAAGTGAATGAGCATAAAACGACGGCCAGCAAGGGCTTCCTCCACTTGATCACTGTAGAAATCGTCACTGCCAAGTTTACACATCGTGTGGCAGGCACTTTGCTGAATGGTCTTGGAGCGCGCATCGTGAAAGTCGATGATTATGTGGTCGATGTTGTGCCGGATGGCCATCTTCTATTCATTAAACATAAAGACCAGCCGGGAGCGATCGGACGCGTTGGAACGTTATTGGCACAGAAAAACATCAATATCGCGACGATGCAAGTCGGCCGTTCCACAGTCGGTGGTGATGCCATTATGATGCTAACAATTGATAATGGCGTTGAACAGACGGAAATTGGGGATTTGACTGAGCTAGGAGATATTTATGAAGTGAAAGCGATCGATCTTTGA
- a CDS encoding pyridoxal-phosphate-dependent aminotransferase family protein, translated as MLQDQQYLRIPGPTPIPPSVQRAMAKPMIGHRGNETSDLLRSIKPRLKKVFGTDQDVMIITGSGTSGLEAAVVNAVKPLDEVLIIVTGAFGARFVQICEAYGIRVHIYEVEWGQAFDPHEIQEHLRKFPEVSAVFATYCETSTGVMNPIHELASSVKEVSDALIIVDGVSCVGGVETKMDEWGIDIMVTGSQKAFMLPAGLMFIAASERAWEVIYSNPNRGFYLDLSKYRKDLEKDTTPFTPALSLLFGLDQALELMDTEGLENVYGRHTLMKEMVRAAFKALKIPLLTNDRDGSDTVTAVQPEDFDAEEFRKVIKKEFGLSIAGGQERLKGKIFRIGHMGYCSPADILQTLGMMEIGLIKVGKNIELGQGVAAAQRIYLEKEENDR; from the coding sequence ATGTTGCAAGATCAACAATATTTACGAATTCCAGGACCGACGCCCATTCCGCCGAGTGTACAACGGGCGATGGCCAAACCAATGATTGGCCACAGGGGAAATGAGACGTCCGATTTGCTCCGCTCCATCAAACCCCGACTGAAAAAAGTGTTCGGGACCGACCAGGATGTAATGATCATTACGGGAAGTGGAACTTCAGGTTTGGAAGCGGCTGTCGTCAATGCCGTAAAACCACTTGACGAGGTGCTTATCATTGTGACCGGCGCATTCGGTGCTCGTTTTGTACAGATTTGTGAAGCGTATGGCATTCGCGTGCACATATATGAAGTCGAGTGGGGCCAAGCCTTTGACCCTCATGAAATCCAGGAACATCTTCGGAAATTCCCTGAGGTCAGTGCCGTTTTCGCAACGTATTGTGAAACATCGACAGGTGTCATGAATCCGATTCACGAACTTGCTTCTTCGGTAAAGGAAGTATCCGATGCCCTTATTATCGTCGATGGGGTGTCCTGTGTCGGCGGCGTGGAGACTAAAATGGATGAGTGGGGCATAGATATCATGGTGACCGGCTCGCAAAAAGCGTTTATGCTGCCTGCCGGACTAATGTTCATCGCGGCAAGCGAGCGGGCTTGGGAAGTCATTTATTCCAATCCGAACCGGGGTTTCTATTTGGATTTGTCGAAGTATCGGAAGGACCTGGAAAAGGATACGACACCCTTCACCCCTGCCCTTTCCCTTTTGTTCGGGCTCGATCAAGCGCTTGAATTAATGGACACGGAAGGGCTCGAGAACGTGTATGGACGTCACACGCTCATGAAAGAAATGGTGCGTGCGGCATTCAAGGCACTCAAAATTCCTTTATTGACGAATGACAGAGATGGATCAGATACAGTCACTGCCGTCCAGCCTGAAGATTTTGACGCTGAGGAGTTCCGGAAAGTGATCAAGAAGGAATTCGGACTTTCTATTGCCGGCGGGCAGGAGAGATTGAAGGGGAAGATTTTCCGCATAGGACATATGGGTTACTGCTCCCCTGCCGATATATTGCAGACGCTCGGCATGATGGAAATTGGGTTAATTAAAGTTGGAAAAAATATAGAGCTCGGCCAAGGTGTAGCGGCAGCGCAGCGAATCTATTTGGAAAAAGAGGAGAATGACCGATGA
- a CDS encoding DUF3231 family protein: protein MGILNGNPKEEPMHYGEVLGCWAYAGANKGLISGYQGFINHAGDEDLIELLKDAVEMMKDENKAVEKVLKENGVTPPPTLPDRAVAKAEDIPVGARYMDPEISGAVSINVGQGLVSCSQVIGQCLREDIAMMFSKFHADRLLFGMRLLRLNKEKGWIIPPPMHGAAFPNSK, encoded by the coding sequence TTGGGCATTTTAAATGGAAATCCGAAAGAAGAGCCAATGCACTATGGTGAAGTCCTCGGTTGTTGGGCATATGCAGGCGCGAACAAAGGGTTAATTAGCGGATATCAAGGTTTCATCAATCATGCTGGCGATGAGGACTTGATTGAGCTTCTTAAAGACGCGGTTGAAATGATGAAGGACGAGAATAAGGCAGTCGAGAAAGTACTTAAAGAAAACGGTGTAACTCCTCCTCCGACATTGCCTGATCGAGCAGTTGCAAAAGCGGAAGACATTCCGGTCGGTGCACGGTACATGGATCCCGAAATTAGTGGAGCCGTTTCCATAAACGTCGGTCAAGGTCTTGTCTCATGCAGTCAGGTGATCGGCCAATGCTTGAGAGAAGATATTGCAATGATGTTCAGTAAATTTCATGCAGATCGACTTTTGTTTGGTATGAGATTACTCCGTCTGAACAAGGAAAAAGGTTGGATCATCCCTCCTCCTATGCATGGTGCCGCATTCCCGAATAGTAAATAA
- a CDS encoding prolyl oligopeptidase family serine peptidase, whose product MVLFTRKEDVVENFHGTDIRDPYRWLENSEDPEVQQWVDEQNKRTQDFLATFPDREKVKSKLTETWNYVKYSVPQKEGNYFYFHKNDGLQNQSVFYRTKDLNSKDLEVVLDPNMMNDGGTAAITNLSFSKDGKRLAYGISLNGSDWQEIKIKNLETGKDESDLIQFCKFSSIAWNEEGTGFFYNRFPDPSTVSAEEQSYYNKVYWHEAGTGQDDDVLIYEDLDNKEFSFNPMLSDDYRYLILNVWKGTENKSRIYYKDLEKDEEFVYLFDKGDGEYSFIGNEGRTFYFLTNVDAPYEKIISVDLDNPSKENWIDVIPETTDVLSFGKIINGRIVVGYLHNAHYELKVFDLEGKRGVDVKLPGFISLTGLTGKKEEAWMFIGYTSYLSPNAIASYSFEDGELTSIFQEENKFTTEGFETTQVFYPSKDGTMIPMFLTHKKGLVLNGENPVVLYGYGGFNVSLTPSFSPALRMCIEEGGVYAVANLRGGGEFGEEWYKAGTLERKQNVFDDFIAAAEWLIAKGYTKKEKLAIMGGSNGGLLVGASITQRPDLFGAAICQVPVIDMLRYHKFTVGRYWVTDYGNAELNAEDFATMIKYSPLHNVKEGVEYPPTLITTADTDDRVVPAHAMKFAATLQAAYSGGNPILLRVEKNAGHGLGKPTVKIIEEQTDVYSFLFKTLGVTI is encoded by the coding sequence ATGGTATTGTTTACTAGAAAAGAGGATGTAGTTGAGAATTTTCATGGGACCGATATTCGCGATCCATACAGATGGTTGGAAAATTCTGAAGACCCTGAAGTACAACAATGGGTAGATGAACAAAATAAACGAACTCAAGATTTCCTTGCGACATTCCCGGATCGTGAAAAAGTGAAAAGCAAACTGACAGAAACGTGGAACTATGTAAAGTATTCTGTTCCCCAAAAAGAAGGAAACTATTTTTATTTCCACAAAAACGATGGCCTGCAAAATCAATCCGTCTTTTACCGTACAAAAGATCTTAACTCCAAAGACTTGGAAGTCGTATTGGATCCGAATATGATGAATGACGGAGGCACTGCTGCCATAACGAATCTCTCATTCTCGAAGGATGGCAAGAGATTGGCATATGGAATTTCACTCAACGGAAGTGACTGGCAGGAAATAAAAATAAAAAACTTGGAGACTGGAAAGGATGAATCCGACCTTATTCAATTTTGCAAATTCTCAAGCATTGCTTGGAATGAAGAAGGTACAGGATTCTTCTACAACCGTTTTCCCGATCCATCCACTGTTTCGGCTGAAGAACAAAGCTATTACAACAAGGTGTATTGGCATGAAGCAGGCACTGGGCAGGACGATGATGTACTCATATATGAAGATCTTGACAACAAAGAGTTCTCATTCAATCCGATGTTATCGGATGACTATCGGTATCTGATCCTGAATGTATGGAAAGGAACGGAAAATAAAAGCAGGATTTATTATAAAGACCTAGAAAAAGATGAGGAATTTGTCTATCTGTTCGATAAAGGCGATGGAGAATACTCGTTCATCGGCAATGAAGGACGCACATTCTATTTCCTTACAAATGTCGATGCACCATACGAAAAAATTATTTCAGTGGATTTGGACAATCCGTCGAAGGAAAATTGGATTGATGTCATTCCGGAGACTACCGATGTATTGTCTTTCGGAAAGATCATCAATGGAAGAATCGTAGTTGGCTATTTGCATAACGCGCATTATGAACTGAAAGTTTTTGACCTGGAAGGCAAGCGTGGCGTTGACGTGAAATTGCCGGGATTCATTTCGCTGACTGGTTTGACAGGCAAGAAAGAGGAAGCATGGATGTTCATCGGTTACACATCCTACTTATCTCCGAATGCGATTGCAAGCTATAGCTTCGAGGACGGAGAACTGACTTCAATATTCCAGGAGGAAAATAAATTCACGACGGAAGGATTCGAGACTACTCAAGTCTTTTACCCATCGAAGGACGGAACGATGATCCCGATGTTCTTGACGCATAAAAAAGGACTGGTCCTAAATGGTGAAAACCCAGTCGTACTCTATGGATATGGCGGTTTCAATGTCAGTTTGACACCATCCTTCTCACCAGCATTGCGCATGTGTATTGAGGAAGGTGGCGTATATGCGGTTGCTAACTTGAGAGGCGGCGGCGAATTCGGTGAAGAATGGTACAAGGCAGGTACATTGGAACGTAAACAAAATGTCTTCGATGATTTCATAGCGGCTGCAGAATGGCTTATTGCAAAAGGTTATACGAAAAAGGAGAAGCTTGCAATCATGGGGGGCAGCAATGGAGGCTTGCTTGTTGGAGCAAGCATCACCCAACGCCCGGATTTATTCGGGGCGGCAATATGCCAAGTTCCTGTTATCGATATGCTCCGCTACCACAAATTCACGGTGGGACGCTATTGGGTGACTGATTACGGAAATGCTGAGTTGAATGCCGAAGACTTCGCTACTATGATCAAGTATTCTCCACTTCATAATGTCAAGGAAGGCGTTGAGTATCCACCTACCTTGATTACGACGGCGGATACGGACGATCGTGTCGTACCCGCGCATGCTATGAAATTTGCTGCGACATTGCAAGCAGCTTATTCAGGGGGAAATCCGATCTTGCTTCGTGTCGAAAAGAATGCAGGACATGGTCTCGGAAAGCCAACAGTCAAAATCATTGAAGAACAGACCGATGTCTATTCGTTTCTCTTCAAAACGCTAGGCGTTACTATCTAA
- a CDS encoding M23 family metallopeptidase: MQYIIASISAIFCLCLSINIVSASDQKSEKEIMEQRMSFYLQFSNELVPWYHLAAIDQYERNIQQVRNDIPKADGPISIQYPVEHWFGILNPDPSDNSPDTLALFGGHGSDGNWDGVADQSDPADVLMTMYSHLAMYGPDENSFKAALWHYYKREMTVNQILTIAKLYKHFETAELDKHVFPIPKGHHYTYRGTWGTSRGWGGRRIHEGTDLFAGYGVPVVATSYGVIEVMGWNEYGGWRIGIRDNHNTYHYFAHLAYFDKGIKEGDIVEPGTLLGFVGSTGYGKEGTSGKFPPHLHYGLYKYNGRTEWAFDPYPALRNWERQK; the protein is encoded by the coding sequence ATCCAATATATAATTGCTTCGATAAGTGCAATATTCTGTCTCTGTCTGTCCATCAACATTGTCTCCGCTTCCGATCAAAAAAGTGAAAAGGAAATTATGGAGCAACGGATGAGTTTTTATTTACAATTCTCGAACGAACTGGTTCCTTGGTATCACCTTGCTGCAATTGATCAATATGAACGCAACATCCAGCAAGTGCGTAATGATATTCCAAAAGCCGACGGACCTATTTCCATTCAATACCCCGTTGAACATTGGTTCGGTATATTGAACCCGGATCCCTCAGACAATTCACCGGACACACTCGCACTTTTCGGCGGCCACGGTTCTGACGGCAACTGGGATGGGGTAGCTGACCAATCCGACCCAGCCGATGTACTCATGACAATGTATTCCCATTTAGCGATGTACGGACCAGATGAAAATTCATTTAAAGCTGCATTATGGCACTACTATAAACGGGAAATGACGGTAAATCAGATTCTTACAATCGCCAAACTGTATAAGCATTTCGAAACGGCCGAGCTGGATAAGCATGTATTCCCTATCCCGAAAGGACATCATTATACGTATCGCGGTACATGGGGCACAAGCCGCGGATGGGGAGGTCGCCGCATCCATGAGGGAACAGACCTTTTTGCGGGCTACGGCGTTCCTGTCGTCGCAACTTCTTATGGCGTCATAGAAGTGATGGGATGGAACGAATACGGGGGATGGCGCATCGGTATTCGGGATAACCATAACACCTATCATTACTTTGCCCATTTGGCTTATTTTGATAAGGGCATCAAAGAAGGCGATATTGTAGAGCCCGGGACCCTTCTTGGCTTTGTTGGCAGCACCGGATATGGGAAAGAAGGAACATCTGGGAAATTTCCTCCCCATCTCCATTACGGATTGTATAAATACAACGGCAGGACTGAATGGGCTTTCGATCCGTATCCAGCCCTTCGGAATTGGGAACGGCAAAAATAG
- a CDS encoding thioredoxin family protein, whose translation MEKLQSVEQFEQLKNEERTMFMFSADWCPDCRVIEPFLPAIEADYPEYQFIYVDRDDFIEICQQLDVFGIPSFIAFHSGEEVGRFVSKDRKTKEEIEEFINSLSA comes from the coding sequence ATGGAAAAATTACAATCGGTTGAGCAGTTTGAGCAGTTGAAAAATGAGGAGCGGACTATGTTCATGTTTTCAGCGGATTGGTGCCCGGATTGTCGGGTGATTGAACCATTCCTACCGGCTATTGAGGCGGATTATCCGGAGTATCAATTCATTTACGTAGACCGTGATGATTTTATTGAGATTTGCCAACAATTGGATGTCTTTGGGATTCCGAGCTTTATTGCGTTCCATAGTGGGGAAGAGGTTGGGCGTTTTGTAAGTAAGGACCGGAAGACGAAGGAAGAGATTGAGGAGTTTATTAACAGTTTGAGCGCATAA
- a CDS encoding glycerophosphodiester phosphodiesterase — MEIFAHRGASGNFPENTIAAFMEAARLPVFGVEFDVHMTADGELVVIHDESIDRTSDGTGYVKDMSLAELKKHDFGNWFSPEFLGETIPTLADVLEVFDSTDHKLNIELKSDIFPYEGMVEKVLDLIAERQMESRIIISSFDHSAISTVKRFNPQIETAALFMEVLVHPMDYLNKIPTDALHILFPAALRPTIAEVINSGMPVRTFTVNDKTYAQTLKQAGVQAIFTDYPEKLYSFFLSK; from the coding sequence ATGGAGATATTCGCACATAGAGGAGCTTCAGGGAACTTTCCGGAAAACACAATCGCCGCCTTCATGGAGGCTGCTCGTCTCCCCGTTTTTGGTGTTGAATTCGATGTACATATGACAGCAGATGGAGAGCTTGTCGTGATCCATGATGAATCGATCGACCGTACTTCGGATGGAACAGGATATGTGAAAGATATGTCCTTAGCGGAATTAAAGAAACATGATTTCGGCAACTGGTTTTCACCAGAATTCCTAGGAGAAACAATACCTACACTCGCTGACGTCCTCGAGGTTTTCGATTCGACTGACCACAAATTGAACATTGAATTGAAATCGGATATTTTCCCATACGAAGGAATGGTCGAAAAAGTTCTTGATTTGATTGCGGAGAGACAAATGGAATCGCGCATCATCATTTCATCATTCGATCACAGTGCCATCAGTACCGTAAAGCGGTTTAATCCTCAAATTGAAACCGCCGCCTTATTCATGGAAGTGCTAGTCCACCCAATGGATTATCTCAACAAAATCCCAACTGATGCACTCCATATCCTATTCCCCGCAGCACTTCGTCCGACCATCGCTGAAGTGATAAACAGCGGCATGCCGGTCAGAACATTTACAGTCAATGACAAGACATACGCACAGACCTTGAAACAAGCCGGAGTACAAGCCATCTTCACTGACTACCCGGAGAAATTGTATTCCTTTTTCCTTTCCAAATAA
- a CDS encoding AbrB/MazE/SpoVT family DNA-binding domain-containing protein: MRSLGIVRKVDHLGRIVIPKELRNTLKLDKGAPMEIFVDDDMIILRKYVVDSACIVTGNITSENKRLSNGMYISPEGAEILKKEIEERKTWE; encoded by the coding sequence ATGCGTAGCTTAGGTATTGTCAGAAAGGTTGACCATCTCGGCAGGATTGTAATCCCTAAGGAATTAAGAAATACGTTGAAACTTGATAAAGGTGCACCAATGGAAATTTTCGTGGATGACGATATGATCATCCTCCGTAAGTATGTTGTGGATTCGGCTTGTATCGTAACCGGGAATATCACCTCAGAAAACAAGAGGCTATCCAATGGCATGTATATTAGTCCAGAGGGAGCGGAAATCCTGAAAAAGGAAATTGAAGAACGAAAGACTTGGGAATAA
- a CDS encoding YitT family protein produces MSFIQKRPIVFDYIQIIAGATLVGLAFNIFFLPARIAAGGISGVSTILYELFEYNPAYVQWMINIPLIILGLLLAGKEFSAKTIVGTFFVPFVIYLTGDLQLSVDNPFLSSIYGGIMLGIGLGIVYRGNGSTGGTALIAQLLKKYTGISSGFSQLIVDGVVVVTSAFVFNFELALYALMSIYVTSKVIDFVQLQTSPTKLVLIITEHEEKIQSVIQNEIDRGLTKVKSTGGYSNDEKTMILCVVEQSEAVYLKKLLQTAEPSSFVIFLNASEILGLGFSKAKVHR; encoded by the coding sequence ATGTCATTCATCCAGAAAAGACCCATCGTTTTTGACTATATTCAAATCATTGCAGGAGCGACTCTAGTCGGACTTGCATTCAATATATTTTTCTTGCCGGCGCGTATCGCGGCGGGCGGCATTTCAGGGGTCAGTACAATCCTATATGAACTATTCGAATATAATCCTGCATATGTGCAATGGATGATTAATATCCCGCTCATCATACTGGGGCTATTGTTGGCAGGGAAGGAATTCAGTGCAAAGACAATTGTAGGTACTTTTTTTGTCCCGTTTGTCATTTATTTGACGGGAGACCTTCAGTTATCCGTCGACAATCCGTTTCTAAGTTCTATATATGGCGGCATTATGCTAGGTATTGGGTTAGGAATCGTTTACCGGGGGAATGGCTCGACAGGCGGAACGGCTTTAATTGCCCAACTCCTAAAGAAATACACGGGCATTTCAAGCGGATTCTCCCAACTGATAGTTGATGGGGTTGTCGTTGTCACTTCAGCTTTTGTCTTCAATTTTGAACTCGCTTTATACGCACTCATGTCGATATACGTAACAAGCAAAGTGATTGATTTCGTCCAATTGCAAACGTCGCCCACGAAGCTTGTCCTAATCATTACTGAACACGAAGAGAAGATCCAGTCGGTTATCCAGAATGAAATCGATAGGGGATTGACGAAAGTGAAGTCAACGGGTGGCTATTCAAACGACGAAAAAACAATGATTCTATGCGTTGTGGAACAGTCCGAAGCCGTTTATTTGAAGAAATTGCTTCAGACCGCTGAGCCTTCGTCCTTTGTCATTTTTCTCAATGCATCGGAAATTCTAGGACTCGGTTTTTCGAAAGCGAAAGTTCATCGTTAA
- the metA gene encoding homoserine O-acetyltransferase MetA, with the protein MPINIPEQLPARELLKEEKIFVMDEGRATTQDIRPLNILILNLMPEKERTELQLLRLLGNTPLQVNVSFLNTATYESKNVSKNHLESFYTTFEHVKNRRYDGLIITGAPIEHLQFEDVVYWEELKQIMDWSKTNVTSVLHICWGAQAALYHHYGIDKYELPKKLSGVFNHRLTDSTVELARGFNDLFNAPHSRYTSVSIDEIEQDPRLQLLAVSEDAGAFIILSKDGKHIMITGHLEYDACTLGEEYERDLKKGIDIDVPANYFPDDDPTKEPSNTWRAHTHLLFSNWLNYYVYQETPYEWE; encoded by the coding sequence ATGCCAATCAATATACCGGAACAATTACCGGCACGCGAACTGTTGAAAGAAGAAAAGATTTTCGTTATGGATGAAGGGCGGGCAACGACCCAAGATATCCGTCCATTAAATATCCTCATCCTGAATTTAATGCCTGAAAAAGAAAGGACAGAGCTACAATTGCTTCGGCTGCTCGGAAATACGCCGTTGCAGGTCAATGTTTCATTCTTGAACACTGCGACGTACGAATCAAAAAATGTAAGCAAAAATCATTTGGAATCCTTTTACACTACATTCGAGCATGTCAAGAATAGACGCTACGATGGACTGATTATCACAGGTGCGCCGATTGAGCATCTTCAATTCGAAGACGTCGTCTATTGGGAAGAACTGAAACAGATCATGGACTGGTCCAAAACAAATGTAACTTCCGTTTTACATATTTGCTGGGGCGCGCAAGCCGCACTTTATCATCATTACGGCATCGATAAATATGAGTTGCCGAAAAAGCTATCCGGAGTCTTCAACCATCGATTGACTGATTCGACTGTCGAATTGGCACGAGGATTCAATGATCTGTTCAATGCACCTCACTCCCGTTATACGTCAGTCTCAATAGATGAGATTGAACAGGATCCTCGCCTTCAATTATTGGCGGTTTCGGAAGATGCAGGTGCCTTCATCATCCTTTCAAAAGACGGCAAACATATTATGATCACCGGGCACTTGGAGTATGATGCATGCACGCTTGGCGAAGAATACGAACGGGATTTGAAGAAAGGGATTGATATTGACGTCCCGGCTAACTATTTTCCGGACGACGACCCGACAAAGGAGCCGTCGAACACGTGGCGCGCACATACTCATCTTCTTTTCTCAAACTGGCTGAATTATTATGTCTACCAAGAAACACCTTACGAGTGGGAATGA
- a CDS encoding YetF domain-containing protein — MISDVISKMDFWEMMLRATFTFIILMLLARFMGKKQISQLTFFHYVTGITIGSIAGEISAQSETPFLNGAIAMIWWAILTVFVNFLTVKSKKARILFDDQPTIIIHRGKISEQGMKKARLTLNDLNMMLREQSIFAVADVNYAILETNGQLSVMKKAAQETATRKDVKAPGNEPKYIPTEIISDGKLIKENLTELKLTEEWVYEQLKKNGFSKVEQVYYAEILTDGTLHIDQRTEKK; from the coding sequence ATGATTTCAGACGTAATTTCAAAGATGGACTTTTGGGAAATGATGCTTAGAGCAACTTTTACTTTTATCATTCTAATGCTACTAGCCAGATTCATGGGGAAAAAGCAGATTTCACAACTAACTTTTTTTCATTATGTTACGGGGATTACAATCGGTTCTATCGCTGGTGAGATCTCCGCGCAATCGGAAACCCCTTTTCTGAATGGTGCCATTGCGATGATTTGGTGGGCTATATTAACAGTATTTGTGAACTTTTTAACAGTAAAGTCAAAAAAAGCGCGAATTTTATTTGATGATCAACCAACTATTATTATACACAGAGGAAAAATAAGTGAACAAGGCATGAAAAAGGCCCGACTCACATTGAACGATCTCAATATGATGCTCCGTGAGCAGAGCATTTTCGCTGTCGCAGACGTGAACTATGCAATTCTCGAAACGAACGGCCAGTTAAGCGTCATGAAAAAGGCGGCCCAAGAGACTGCAACACGCAAAGATGTGAAAGCACCTGGCAATGAGCCGAAATATATACCGACTGAAATCATTTCGGATGGGAAATTAATTAAAGAAAACTTGACTGAATTGAAGCTGACTGAAGAATGGGTTTATGAACAGCTGAAGAAAAATGGGTTCAGTAAAGTGGAGCAAGTGTATTATGCAGAAATACTAACTGACGGCACATTGCATATTGATCAGCGAACTGAAAAGAAATAG